ctctaaaacacatagtgcagccacattttcacacactaaattcaatctttgattttgtgttgttaaaccaaaatcatttgtactttttgcatccttgtgataatctaAACGtgtttctggaatcaaatctcaggtaacaacaacaaattatgagtttttgatcaaattaaaaatgaaccTTTCCAgctttatgttcttgatgatttggtccaattttgatatgaaatcgtgttaatgtttaatgggtttgtgtctaaatgtgtttgataatatatatgttaacaaatttgggtcataacatgcttgaatctccaaaacccatttttgaaaaagaagggaaacttgttcttgatttgCCACACCTATTTTAGGTtatagatgatcttgaaatcgttaaaagtgttaatggttggTGTTTATATGCATTTATgtacaagtttcatgttctaactTGTCCCGCaatcgatctagatctttgGCTGCTCACTTGGTTCATAGTTCATGTTCGTTTGATCTCGTGTGTGATGTTGTGATGTGTTGGTAtgtttaatgggtaaccgatcctttggattggtttagctcaaacaatTGTTCAATCAATTGATCATGTGCCTTGTTCTTATTCCTTGGATCATGAAACGATCCTGATCTAAGTCCCTTAAGACGATCTGAGCTCATAAATCCATTAAGACGATCTTGTGctaaacctaaaacgatcttgcacCTAGTacatctaaaacgatcttatgcTTGGAACTTGAGACGATCCTGACCACTAgctcctaggacgatcttggcttgACAGAAGGACGATCTTGGCATGTccaatgggacgatcttgacaaCAAaaccctaagacgatcttgtgttcatcataaaacaacacgtacttgttctatatcacatcacacttgatccttaaacatctaatcagttcataacaacatcattacttgATTAAACACATCAAAGGCTGTTCATTAACATCTAAGCTAGATCATGGTTCGATCTAAGAcgacgtacaaagtgcaaaccctaattaaagtACCAataagacatgttctatcttgattatcaaagtacgagttctatgatcaattaaattgagttctaaagactaaaagttcaacattaaagacatgttcaactcattaacacaaTAAGTACTTaagtgtgagttcaaagacgttcagtttgagtccagttcatgtacttaaagttcatttaaaactctttcgagtcaaaacgttcaaagatcttcaaaggaccaaatcattaGTTCATCAAGGGCATTTTGTGATtgaataatcacatgaactaatatacgtaCTTCTTTATGATCATTATGTGCTTAGGAATCCATCAAGACATGCCTGGatttcgatagatatacttatctatctatgtgcttgttctctgtacTTGTTCTCGGTGCTagttctctgtgcttgtactagaccactgtgagttcactaatccccctttcgtacagtagttcaaagttctttatcggggactgaaaagcatgaaaactattttgtactagtacttatgttcttgaactatcttacgtactattttatgatcttgaactactCATGATACAATTCTGAAACTGATTTACAGAGagtttaagtcttgaatgggcaggatcttaaacacatctatactactgtacttgatctttaccatgttctagttcgtacatgtacttgttaagttcttgttcactgctatcaattcatctcccacagttcagggaatgaaccgtaggtaattatggacagcgctgcttAGGGTAGGCTCACCCTCTTTTTCaacagttcaggaggatgcatattacttgttcttgttcatgtcattgttctgacatagatcttacttgacgtacttgagttatatgagcatactattacattaaggttcagttctggccaatcggtttagcagtgaaaacttataactaaagtttattatatgttCTTATTCTATTCATACTATTATAAAATGCTTGtgttcaaagtgcagttcttgacctagttcttactatcataaagtacttatgttcaaagtgcagatcttgacctagtccttattattacaaagtacatcggttcgacgtacaaaacttatgatcttgttcttattatacatatatacgtatatgtaaactaaaagtacattatgtgaatctcaccaactacttttgtagttgacccttttggaacttacatgcttttcaggctaggttaaAGTAGATCTTGTAGCATAGGGGCCTTCCTCTCTTAAGCTCAtcctttggcgattgttcgagcatCCAAGATCGGGAGTTGTGAAGATCTTTCCTTTGCTATTCAGTTCAAGTACTGGTTCTTAAaaacaattgttctgtctttgtTCATTGACTGAATTGGAGTACTTcttatgttctgtaataactatcgtacttctgttctctgattaatcttaatggctgtgttggaacttgtactatgtgcaattgtgcttatttGTGCATCCcctatattccgctttagcggggtgttacagctagcgccttggcgatgtaggaacgaacctagtacaagcgtatggttaaaagattatgcgTCATGACTTGacattgagtgattattcaaatattcaaccccaaaagtaAGTTAGTTGGGGTAGGATAGGCGAGATGTCACTATTTTGTTTCAattgtgcttagtcgtgttattaaggcttgtgtatcggttaaatattgtcaaacattccggttttcatttaagattaaaacttcctaaccatttattctcattcttgattgtggttgagcttctttttgattactgaaatgtggttccaagATGTGCTAAGGAGTTTTATGATTTTCAACTTGGATTttcttgaggacaagcaaagcttaagtgtggggggatttgatgtgtcatatttaataccatttcccacgtgattttagaaccaattattcgttattttgatagttttatatccaacttttgatgctttgaaggtgtattaagtgttttcaggttggtaattgattagacgaatgaattggttgagtttgatgatatatggaagaaacgggaggaAAATTCGGTTGAAATCAAGCGAAAAATGAAGGAAACAAATCCTGGAGTCTATAACTCCCGTTATTagagtaacggccgttatagagggagtttgtggtttctcctgtaactggcagttacTACATAAACGGCCGTTAGTAATTAACTAGCGAGTAACGGCCGTTTCCAGACTAACGGCAGTTACtatactaacggccgttacacgctgAGTTTGTATATAAGTTCAGTTAGGGTTTTGCACTTTGGATGATTTATTGGcaaatttttattagttttcttatagtttttagggttttatctcttttcagctttggattgtaatcatcattgctaccggattatcttcaatcatttggtataatatgatttcttctctatttgtttgttcttgtgtttttaatatgagtagctaaatccttaCCACCCGCTtaggtagtaagcatgtcatagggtcgaattaatattgcttgtgaatgttgaacaaggtttatatgtttaatcaaagatccacatttatttggatttaaatattgttttcaacttttatattaattgattgataattgtaattagaagttcgggagaaatctttgtcattgtcaattgatttatgaaatggttaatcggtctataattaacctaaaattgttggagttcgggagaaatcaacgataaagattaaaaacacttaaattcattttgagtgtgtcaacgcttatgatagagggatctgattaggcgaataagcagttcgggagaaaactttcaaaagattaaatcataaaatcaactcaggtatttaatgcttaactgtttagagtagaaattaagtgcgggagcaataattatgcTTTGAGCAGtttaagtttcaagtataacgggagtttaTCTTGTCTACCCTTTGAGtctttcaacaaatgcaagtaatatttagacccgatgattgacatgtgagctgacccaagtaggtgttccttttaaatctgtgttatgattcaacaatcaaatattcttttgcgattaatcctacgggattactgacttttcttactaacttttgcaacgtgacaattcggtcacaaaccccccccccctttttttaatctgaatcactttactgTAACatttgcttaataagtccttgtgttcgatctcggtttaccaagtcaactatattgcatatgaacgggttcactgcccgcaagtgtgtagtagtcagtagctaggtatttcgtgtttataaatttaagactagaaaatacacatcaacgTCCTAAATCTAAAGACCCTGGGTGGAAGTACAACAAGTGGGCGTTTCCAGGTGACAAAAATTCGGTTCGTTGCAATTTTTGCGGGTTTATCAGCAAAGCGGGAATTTGTAGGGCTAAACAACATCAAATAGGAGGTGACAGAAATGTTAGGAATTGTGAAAAGGTCCCGGATGATGTTAAAGCTGAGCTTATTGAATACGTTGAATGACAAAAAGCAAAGAAAATTAATGATGACTACCAAGATTTTGCCATTGATCTGGAAGATGGTGGATATGGAGATGATGAACCTGATGAGGACTAGGCTGTTGAGAATGAGGCTGTTGAGATCCAGAATACTCGGAACAAAAGAGCCCGAGTGGAGAAACCAACCAGTAGCAGGTCTAATGTGAAAGGACCGTTAGATTTTTTTGTGACAAAaggtaacttttttatttttcaattacaAACTGATACAGATTAGTTGGTTCTTATATTTGCTTATATTAGAGTATAATTGATATATCCTTTTATTTCAGAAAAAgcaaaaggaaaaaagattcaGTCAAGCATAAATGATGCTTGTGAGAAAGAGTTGAGAGGTAGAACATGTCAGAAGATTGCAACCTTTTTCTACGAAGCTGGGATTGCATTCAATGTAGCCAAAATGCCTTGCTTCAAGGAAATGAATCAAATGATACAAGCGGTAGGAGTATATGGGCCACATTTAAAGCCACCGTCATATTATGAACTGCGTGTCCCGTTGTTAGCGAATGCAGTAGGTAACGTCGATGAATGGGTGAAAGAACATAGATTAGAGTGGGAACAACATGGATGTTCTATAATGTCGGATGGATGGACGGATAGGAAGTAAAGAacattgataatttttttagtgAATAGTGCTAAAGGGACAGTTTTCATGGAGTCGGTTGATGCATCTGCTTACACAAAGACGGGCGGAAAGATTTTTGAGCTTCTGGACAACGTTGTGGAGAAAGTTGGCGCAAAAAATGTTGTCCAAGTTATAACCGACAATGGAAGTAACTTCAAGAAAGCTGGTTAGTTGTtcttttattaagttttttgaCCTTAATTTCACTAAGTTACTGATTTTACTTATATTCGTTTAACTTACTTCTAATTGATGATTATTGTAGGCCAAATGCTCATGGAAAAGCGGCAACATATATATTGGACACCTTGTGCTGCTCACTGTTTAGATCTTATGTTTGAAGACATCGGTAAGATCAAACAAGTGAAATCAGTAGTTCATAAAGGTATTTCTCTTGTGAGTTACATCTATAACCATACTACTTTGCTAAGCATGATGAGGAAGTTTACAGAGAACAATGAGTTAGCTAGATGTGGAGTTACTAGATTTGCAACAAATTATCTCACTTTTAAAAGTTTGCATAGACACAAAAATGCTTTGAGAAATATGTTTGCTGATGAAAGATGGACCAAAAGTAAATTGTCTAAAGAAACAAAGTGGAAACGAGCTAATGGTATTGTTTTCACCCCTACTTTCTGGAACAATATCACTTTTAGTATAAAAGTGATGAGTCCAATTGTGAAAGTGCTTCGCCTAGTTGATAATGAAAAGAAACCAGCAATGGGTTACATATATGAAGCCATGGAAAGGGCTAAGCTTGCAGTTAAAGCTGCttttgtaacaaccgtcccagaaatgttctatttaagtccTTGAAAATGTACATATGCCACTAAATCGGTCAGACagtctaatttatatgagttatagacgta
The sequence above is drawn from the Erigeron canadensis isolate Cc75 chromosome 4, C_canadensis_v1, whole genome shotgun sequence genome and encodes:
- the LOC122596902 gene encoding uncharacterized protein LOC122596902, whose protein sequence is MESVDASAYTKTGGKIFELLDNVVEKVGAKNVVQVITDNGSNFKKAGQMLMEKRQHIYWTPCAAHCLDLMFEDIGKIKQVKSVVHKGISLVSYIYNHTTLLSMMRKFTENNELARCGVTRFATNYLTFKSLHRHKNALRNMFADERWTKSKLSKETKWKRANGIVFTPTFWNNITFSIKVMSPIVKVLRLVDNEKKPAMGYIYEAMERAKLAVKAAFVTTVPEMFYLSP